A window from Nocardioides mesophilus encodes these proteins:
- a CDS encoding BMP family lipoprotein, with the protein MKKTARVAALIGAAALTLAGCGDRGTATESTDTPAESTSSSSSAPAQSNPDFKACMVSDSGGFNDKSFNQTSHDGLVQAKTDLGITTAEVESQSDSEYADNIDALVQQNCNSITTVGFLLGEATEKSAKANPDIDYSIVDFAYDKPAKNLKGLVFNTAEPSYLAGYLAAGMSKTGTVGTFGGLNIPTVTSFMTGYVQGVEKFNEDNDADVQVVGWDPKTQKGSFTEDFEDKTKGLTVGQNMIQQGVDVIFPVAGPAGLGGLQAAQDNDAYAIWVDTDGCESAAEFCDTLLTSVVKGMDVAVEQAITDSLEGKFTNEPYVGTLANDGVGIAPYHDLDAEVPQDLKDKVEELKQQIISGELKVG; encoded by the coding sequence GTGAAGAAGACGGCACGAGTGGCAGCGCTCATCGGAGCAGCTGCCCTGACCTTGGCCGGCTGCGGCGACCGCGGCACCGCCACCGAGAGCACCGACACCCCCGCGGAGTCGACCTCGTCGTCTTCGTCGGCCCCGGCCCAGTCCAACCCGGACTTCAAGGCCTGCATGGTCTCCGACTCCGGCGGCTTCAACGACAAGTCGTTCAACCAGACCTCGCACGACGGTCTCGTGCAGGCCAAGACCGACCTCGGCATCACGACCGCGGAGGTCGAGTCGCAGTCCGACTCCGAGTACGCCGACAACATCGACGCCCTCGTGCAGCAGAACTGCAACAGCATCACCACCGTCGGCTTCCTGCTCGGCGAGGCCACCGAGAAGTCCGCGAAGGCCAACCCCGACATCGACTACTCGATCGTCGACTTCGCCTACGACAAGCCCGCCAAGAACCTCAAGGGCCTCGTCTTCAACACCGCCGAGCCCTCCTACCTCGCCGGCTACCTCGCCGCGGGCATGTCGAAGACCGGCACCGTCGGCACCTTCGGCGGTCTGAACATCCCGACCGTGACCAGCTTCATGACCGGCTACGTGCAGGGCGTGGAGAAGTTCAACGAGGACAACGACGCGGACGTCCAGGTCGTCGGCTGGGACCCGAAGACCCAGAAGGGCTCGTTCACCGAGGACTTCGAGGACAAGACCAAGGGCCTCACCGTCGGTCAGAACATGATCCAGCAGGGCGTCGACGTGATCTTCCCGGTCGCCGGCCCCGCCGGCCTCGGTGGTCTCCAGGCCGCCCAGGACAACGACGCCTACGCGATCTGGGTGGACACCGACGGCTGCGAGTCGGCCGCTGAGTTCTGCGACACCCTGCTGACCTCGGTCGTCAAGGGCATGGACGTCGCCGTCGAGCAGGCCATCACGGACTCGCTGGAGGGCAAGTTCACCAACGAGCCCTACGTCGGTACGCTCGCGAACGACGGTGTGGGGATCGCCCCGTACCACGACCTCGACGCCGAGGTCCCGCAGGACCTGAAGGACAAGGTCGAGGAGCTCAAGCAGCAGATCATCTCCGGGGAGCTCAAGGTCGGCTGA
- a CDS encoding amidohydrolase — protein MNALEPELVALRRDLHAHPELAWQEERTTTAVADRLGAAGIDVQMLPKSGLLAEVGPAGGPVVALRADLDALAVDDLSPGPWTSTVPGVAHACGHDVHTAALVGAGLALQELQRQHGLPGRVRLLFQPAEEVMPGGALELIASGALEGVAHVFGLHCDPTIDVGAVGLREGPLTGAADALNVRLTGRGGHTSRPHLTEDLTFALGKLVTDLPGALSRRLDPRAGASLVWGMVRAGSAKNVIPASGEVAGTLRMLDAVAWVDAEDLVRELIEQILAPYGVGAEVGYVRGVPPVVNEPVSTSLLVAAVEGVLGEHAHVSTPQSLGGEDFAWYCESVPGAMGRLGTRTPGGTTYDLHQGDLVVDERSVGIGARVLSAVALEALVATR, from the coding sequence GTGAACGCCCTGGAGCCCGAGCTCGTCGCGCTGCGGCGTGACCTGCACGCGCACCCCGAGCTGGCCTGGCAGGAGGAGCGCACCACCACGGCGGTCGCGGACCGTCTCGGCGCCGCCGGGATCGACGTCCAGATGCTCCCCAAGAGCGGCCTGCTGGCCGAGGTCGGCCCCGCCGGCGGCCCGGTCGTCGCGCTCCGCGCCGATCTCGACGCGCTGGCGGTCGACGACCTGAGCCCCGGTCCCTGGACCAGCACCGTGCCGGGCGTCGCGCACGCCTGCGGGCACGACGTGCACACCGCCGCGCTGGTCGGCGCCGGTCTCGCGCTCCAGGAGCTCCAGAGGCAGCACGGCCTGCCCGGCCGGGTCCGGCTGCTCTTCCAGCCCGCCGAGGAGGTCATGCCGGGCGGCGCGCTCGAGCTGATCGCCAGCGGAGCGCTCGAGGGGGTCGCCCACGTGTTCGGCCTGCACTGCGACCCGACCATCGACGTCGGCGCGGTGGGCCTGCGCGAGGGGCCGCTGACCGGTGCGGCGGACGCGCTGAACGTGCGGCTGACCGGCCGCGGCGGCCACACCTCCCGCCCGCACCTCACCGAGGACCTCACCTTCGCGCTCGGCAAGCTGGTCACCGACCTGCCCGGGGCGCTCTCGCGCCGCCTGGACCCGCGGGCCGGCGCCAGTCTGGTCTGGGGGATGGTCCGCGCCGGGTCGGCGAAGAACGTGATCCCCGCCTCCGGCGAGGTCGCCGGCACACTGCGGATGCTCGACGCAGTCGCCTGGGTCGACGCCGAGGACCTGGTCCGCGAGCTGATCGAGCAGATCCTGGCCCCCTACGGCGTCGGCGCCGAGGTCGGCTACGTCCGCGGGGTGCCGCCGGTGGTCAACGAACCGGTCTCCACCTCGCTGCTCGTGGCCGCCGTCGAGGGGGTGCTCGGAGAGCACGCCCACGTCTCCACCCCGCAGAGCCTCGGCGGCGAGGACTTCGCGTGGTACTGCGAGTCCGTCCCCGGAGCGATGGGCCGGCTCGGCACCCGGACGCCCGGAGGAACGACGTACGACCTGCACCAGGGCGACCTGGTGGTCGACGAGCGCTCCGTCGGCATCGGCGCCCGGGTCCTCAGCGCCGTCGCCCTCGAGGCCCTGGTCGCGACTCGGTAA
- a CDS encoding acyl-CoA mutase large subunit family protein, translating into MSESGITESGLPFEPVYGPDALEGFDPSAKLGEPGEYPFTRGVYPSMYTGRPWTMRQYAGFGTARESNQRYKQLVANGTGGLSVAFDLPTQMGHDSDAPISHGEVGKVGVAIDSIEDMRLLFDGLPLDQVSTSMTINAPAALLLLMYQLVAEENGVSGADITGTIQNDVLKEYIARGTYIYPPADSLRLITDIFAYCQAEIPRWNTISISGYHMAEAGATPAQEIAFTLADGIEYVRAAIKAGLDVDDFAARLSFFFVSRTTILEEVAKFRAARRIWAQVMRDEFGATDPKSQMLRFHTQTAGVQLTAQQPEVNLVRVAVQALAAVLGGTQSLHTNSFDEALALPSEKAARLALRTQQVIAYESDVTKTVDPFAGSYAVEALTDQVEAEARKLMEQVEELGGAVAAIEKGFQKNEIEKSAYRIAREIDTDERVVVGVNRFRVDEEEPYEPLRVDPTIEAQQAERLATLRADRDQAEVDRHLAALKAAAQGSDNMLYPMKEALRARATVGEVCNALRDVWGVYVPPDAF; encoded by the coding sequence ATGAGCGAGAGCGGCATCACCGAGTCCGGACTGCCCTTCGAGCCGGTCTACGGCCCCGACGCCCTCGAGGGCTTCGACCCGTCGGCCAAGCTCGGCGAGCCGGGGGAGTACCCGTTCACCCGCGGGGTCTACCCCTCGATGTACACCGGCCGGCCGTGGACGATGCGGCAGTACGCCGGCTTCGGCACCGCCCGCGAGTCCAACCAGCGCTACAAGCAGCTGGTGGCCAACGGCACCGGCGGCCTCTCCGTCGCCTTCGACCTGCCCACCCAGATGGGGCACGACTCCGACGCCCCGATCTCGCACGGCGAGGTCGGCAAGGTCGGGGTCGCGATCGACTCGATCGAGGACATGCGGCTGCTCTTCGACGGCCTGCCGCTCGACCAGGTGTCGACCTCGATGACGATCAACGCGCCGGCGGCGCTGCTGCTGCTGATGTACCAGCTCGTCGCCGAGGAGAACGGCGTGAGCGGCGCGGACATCACCGGCACCATCCAGAACGACGTGCTCAAGGAGTACATCGCGCGCGGCACCTACATCTACCCGCCGGCGGACTCGCTGCGGCTGATCACCGACATCTTCGCGTACTGCCAGGCCGAGATCCCGCGCTGGAACACCATCTCGATCTCCGGCTACCACATGGCGGAGGCCGGGGCGACGCCCGCGCAGGAGATCGCCTTCACCCTCGCCGACGGCATCGAGTACGTCCGGGCGGCGATCAAGGCCGGCCTCGACGTCGACGACTTCGCGGCCCGGCTGTCGTTCTTCTTCGTCTCCCGGACCACGATCCTGGAGGAGGTCGCGAAGTTCCGCGCGGCCCGCCGGATCTGGGCGCAGGTGATGCGCGACGAGTTCGGCGCGACCGACCCCAAGTCGCAGATGCTGCGCTTCCACACCCAGACTGCGGGCGTCCAGCTCACCGCCCAGCAGCCCGAGGTCAACCTGGTCCGCGTGGCGGTCCAGGCCCTCGCCGCCGTGCTCGGCGGCACCCAGTCGCTGCACACCAACTCCTTCGACGAGGCGCTCGCGCTGCCCAGCGAGAAGGCAGCCCGCCTCGCGCTGCGCACCCAGCAGGTCATCGCCTACGAGTCCGACGTGACCAAGACCGTCGACCCGTTCGCCGGCTCGTACGCCGTCGAGGCGCTCACCGACCAGGTGGAGGCCGAGGCCCGCAAGCTCATGGAGCAGGTCGAGGAGCTCGGTGGCGCGGTGGCGGCGATCGAGAAGGGCTTCCAGAAGAACGAGATCGAGAAGTCGGCCTACCGGATCGCCCGCGAGATCGACACCGACGAGCGTGTCGTGGTCGGCGTCAACCGGTTCCGGGTCGACGAGGAGGAGCCCTACGAGCCGCTCCGGGTCGACCCCACCATCGAGGCCCAGCAGGCCGAGCGGCTGGCGACGCTGCGTGCCGACCGGGACCAGGCCGAGGTCGACCGGCACCTGGCCGCGCTCAAGGCCGCGGCGCAGGGCTCCGACAACATGCTCTACCCGATGAAGGAGGCGCTGCGGGCCCGCGCCACCGTCGGCGAGGTCTGCAACGCGCTGCGCGACGTGTGGGGGGTGTACGTCCCGCCGGACGCGTTCTGA
- a CDS encoding amidase family protein yields MTAPVIPSPSSQAYVEQLLDRAETVDGLVNAVCTPHPEALAQAAARDAEAADGRSRGPLHGVPVLVKDNVDTHDLPTTAGSLALAEAPAPTHDAPLVRRMREAGMVVLGKTNLSEWANIRDGASTSGWSAYGGLTRNPYALNRSAGGSSSGSGAAVAAGLAPLAIGTETDGSITCPAAFNGCVGLKPTVGLVPTQGVVPISASQDAPGPLATSVRQAAALLGVIAGNGTDYAAHAVEGRLAGKRIGVPRASFWGYSPHADAAAERAVGLLAAEGATIVDATDLTALEGFDGEDELLVLLAELKAGLAAYLPTRPGDVPRSLAEVVAFNRTHADTELTHFGQSLFEQALAGPDVGSPEYAAARARCVAASRDNGIDAVLRAHDLDALVTPSYAPACPIDLVNAEAHPGSCTSPTAMAGYPLLTVPTELAAGLPVAVSFWGTAGSEATLVEIGHGYESARDRTGGPLPEPTFPTFV; encoded by the coding sequence GTGACCGCTCCCGTGATCCCGTCCCCCTCCTCCCAGGCGTACGTCGAGCAGCTGCTCGACCGGGCCGAGACCGTCGACGGGCTGGTCAACGCCGTCTGCACGCCGCACCCGGAGGCGCTGGCGCAGGCCGCCGCCCGGGACGCGGAGGCCGCCGACGGCCGCAGCCGGGGCCCGCTGCACGGGGTGCCAGTGCTGGTCAAGGACAACGTCGACACCCACGACCTGCCCACCACGGCGGGCTCGCTGGCGCTCGCCGAGGCTCCCGCGCCGACGCACGACGCGCCACTGGTGCGCCGGATGCGCGAGGCCGGGATGGTCGTCCTCGGCAAGACCAACCTCTCGGAGTGGGCGAACATCCGCGACGGCGCCTCGACCTCGGGCTGGAGCGCCTACGGCGGCCTGACCCGCAACCCCTATGCGCTCAACCGGTCCGCGGGCGGCTCGAGCTCGGGCAGCGGCGCCGCGGTGGCCGCCGGGCTGGCCCCGCTGGCGATCGGCACCGAGACCGACGGCTCGATCACCTGCCCGGCGGCGTTCAACGGCTGCGTCGGGCTGAAGCCGACGGTGGGCCTGGTGCCGACGCAGGGGGTGGTGCCGATCTCGGCGTCCCAGGACGCCCCCGGGCCGCTGGCCACCAGCGTGCGCCAGGCCGCCGCGCTGCTCGGCGTGATCGCCGGCAACGGCACGGACTACGCGGCGCACGCGGTCGAGGGGCGGCTGGCCGGCAAGCGGATCGGCGTACCGCGGGCGAGCTTCTGGGGCTACTCCCCGCACGCCGACGCGGCCGCCGAGCGGGCGGTCGGCTTGCTCGCGGCGGAGGGCGCCACGATCGTGGACGCGACCGACCTCACCGCGCTGGAGGGCTTCGACGGGGAGGACGAGCTGCTGGTGCTGCTCGCCGAGCTGAAGGCCGGGCTGGCGGCGTACCTGCCGACCCGCCCCGGCGACGTACCCCGGTCGCTGGCCGAGGTCGTCGCGTTCAACCGGACGCACGCCGATACCGAGCTGACGCACTTCGGCCAGTCGCTGTTCGAGCAGGCGCTCGCGGGTCCCGACGTCGGGTCGCCGGAGTACGCCGCGGCCCGGGCGCGCTGCGTGGCGGCGTCGCGGGACAACGGCATCGACGCGGTGCTGCGCGCGCACGACCTCGACGCGCTGGTCACCCCGTCGTACGCACCGGCCTGCCCGATCGACCTGGTCAACGCCGAGGCGCACCCAGGCTCCTGCACCTCCCCGACCGCGATGGCCGGCTACCCGCTGCTGACCGTGCCGACCGAGCTGGCGGCCGGGCTGCCGGTGGCGGTCTCGTTCTGGGGGACCGCCGGCAGCGAGGCGACGCTGGTGGAGATCGGCCACGGCTACGAGTCCGCCCGGGACCGGACCGGCGGGCCGCTGCCGGAGCCGACCTTCCCGACGTTCGTCTGA
- the sdhC gene encoding succinate dehydrogenase, cytochrome b556 subunit → MASSPAGTLYRGREGMWSWVAHRLTGVTLFFFLFVHVIDISMVRVSPEVFNRVVDTYKNPIVGLMEVGLVAAFLFHALNGIRVILVDFWSQGPRYQKQMTYGVLVLFVVLFVPFLIRHLSNVFGG, encoded by the coding sequence TTGGCCAGCTCTCCGGCAGGCACGCTCTATCGGGGTCGTGAAGGCATGTGGTCGTGGGTCGCCCACCGGCTCACCGGCGTCACGCTCTTCTTCTTCTTGTTCGTCCACGTCATCGACATCTCGATGGTCCGGGTCTCCCCGGAGGTCTTCAACCGGGTCGTGGACACCTACAAGAACCCCATCGTCGGGCTGATGGAGGTCGGCCTCGTCGCCGCCTTCCTCTTCCACGCCCTCAACGGCATCCGGGTCATCCTGGTGGACTTCTGGTCCCAGGGCCCCCGCTACCAGAAGCAGATGACCTACGGCGTGCTGGTGCTCTTCGTGGTGCTCTTCGTGCCGTTCCTGATCCGGCACCTGTCGAACGTGTTCGGAGGCTGA
- a CDS encoding succinate dehydrogenase hydrophobic membrane anchor subunit, with translation MTTPAIQSPRSPVATGSRARRRSNVELNTWLFMRGSGVLLLVLVFGHLFVNLMVGKGVEALDFAFVAGKWANPFWQVWDLAMLWLAELHGMNGLRTIINDYATKPTTRFWLKALLYFSAFIVLVLGTLVIFTFDPCADPASTLEVCRSH, from the coding sequence ATGACTACCCCTGCGATCCAGTCCCCCCGCAGCCCCGTGGCGACCGGCTCACGCGCCCGCCGCCGGTCCAACGTGGAGCTCAACACCTGGCTGTTCATGCGTGGCTCTGGCGTCCTGCTGCTGGTGCTGGTCTTCGGCCACCTCTTCGTCAACCTGATGGTCGGCAAGGGCGTCGAGGCGCTCGACTTCGCGTTCGTCGCCGGCAAGTGGGCGAACCCGTTCTGGCAGGTCTGGGACCTGGCGATGCTGTGGCTGGCCGAGCTGCACGGCATGAACGGCCTGCGCACCATCATCAACGACTACGCGACGAAGCCGACCACGCGGTTCTGGCTGAAGGCGCTGCTCTACTTCTCGGCCTTCATCGTGCTGGTCCTCGGCACGCTGGTCATCTTCACGTTCGACCCCTGCGCGGACCCGGCCTCCACGCTCGAGGTCTGCCGGTCCCACTGA
- the sdhA gene encoding succinate dehydrogenase flavoprotein subunit: MVQQHKYDVVIVGAGGAGMRAALESGQRTRTAVLTKLYPTRSHTGAAQGGMCAALANVEEDNWEWHTFDTVKGGDYLVDQDAAEVMAKEAIDAVLDLEKMGLPFNRTDEGKIDQRRFGGHTRNHGEAAVRRSCFAADRTGHMILQTLYQQCIKHEVEFFNEFYVLDLLTVETNGGVSVNGVVAYELATGEIHVFNAKSVIFATGGFGKVFRTTSNAHTLTGDGMGIVWRKGLPLEDMEFFQFHPTGLAGLGVLLSEAARGEGGILRNSENERFMERYAPTIKDLAPRDMVARAMANEVREGRGAGPDKAYVYLDLTHLPREQIDAKLPDITEFARTYLGVEPYTEMIPVFPTAHYAMGGIPTNIKGEALADNHTVIPGLYAAGEVACVSVHGANRLGTNSLLDINVFGRRAGLYAADYALSTDFDDIEDPNPEAKVVAMIEQMRDAGGSERVATIRAELQATMDINAQVYRTEGSLKQALADIEAMKARYANVSVQDKGKRFNTDLLEAIELGFLLDLAEVLVTSALARNESRGGHFREDYPTRDDVNFMRHTMAYRNSDGSIRLDYKPVIETRYKPMERKY; the protein is encoded by the coding sequence ATGGTTCAGCAGCACAAGTACGACGTCGTGATCGTCGGCGCGGGCGGGGCGGGCATGCGTGCCGCCCTCGAGTCCGGCCAGCGCACCCGCACGGCGGTCCTCACCAAGCTCTACCCGACCCGCTCCCACACCGGCGCGGCCCAGGGCGGCATGTGCGCCGCGCTGGCCAACGTCGAGGAGGACAACTGGGAGTGGCACACCTTCGACACCGTCAAGGGCGGCGACTACCTCGTCGACCAGGACGCTGCGGAGGTGATGGCCAAGGAGGCCATCGACGCGGTCCTCGACCTCGAGAAGATGGGCCTGCCCTTCAACCGGACCGACGAGGGCAAGATCGACCAGCGCCGGTTCGGCGGCCACACCCGCAACCACGGCGAGGCCGCCGTACGCCGCTCCTGCTTCGCGGCCGACCGCACCGGCCACATGATCCTGCAGACGCTCTACCAGCAGTGCATCAAGCACGAGGTGGAGTTCTTCAACGAGTTCTACGTCCTTGACCTGCTGACCGTGGAGACCAACGGCGGCGTCAGCGTCAACGGCGTGGTCGCGTACGAGCTTGCCACCGGCGAGATCCACGTCTTCAACGCGAAGTCGGTCATCTTCGCGACGGGCGGCTTCGGCAAGGTCTTCCGGACCACCTCGAACGCGCACACCCTCACCGGCGACGGAATGGGCATCGTGTGGCGCAAGGGGCTGCCGCTCGAGGACATGGAGTTCTTCCAGTTCCACCCGACCGGCCTGGCCGGCCTCGGCGTGCTGCTCTCGGAGGCGGCCCGCGGTGAGGGCGGCATCCTGCGCAACAGCGAGAACGAGCGCTTCATGGAGCGCTACGCCCCCACGATCAAGGACCTCGCCCCGCGGGACATGGTCGCCCGGGCGATGGCCAACGAGGTCCGCGAGGGCCGCGGCGCCGGGCCGGACAAGGCCTACGTCTACCTGGACCTGACGCACCTCCCGCGGGAGCAGATCGACGCGAAGCTGCCCGACATCACGGAGTTCGCGCGGACCTACCTCGGGGTGGAGCCCTACACCGAGATGATCCCGGTGTTCCCGACCGCGCACTACGCCATGGGCGGCATCCCGACGAACATCAAGGGCGAGGCGCTGGCGGACAACCACACCGTCATCCCGGGCCTGTACGCCGCGGGCGAGGTGGCCTGCGTGTCCGTGCACGGGGCGAACCGGCTCGGCACCAACTCGCTGCTCGACATCAACGTGTTCGGCCGGCGCGCGGGTCTGTATGCCGCGGACTACGCGCTCTCGACCGACTTCGACGACATCGAGGACCCGAACCCCGAGGCCAAGGTCGTCGCGATGATCGAGCAGATGCGCGACGCGGGCGGCTCCGAGCGGGTGGCCACCATCCGCGCCGAGCTGCAGGCGACGATGGACATCAACGCCCAGGTGTACCGAACCGAGGGCTCGCTGAAGCAGGCGCTCGCCGACATCGAGGCGATGAAGGCGCGCTACGCGAACGTGTCCGTGCAGGACAAGGGCAAGCGGTTCAACACCGACCTGCTCGAGGCGATCGAGCTGGGCTTCCTGCTCGACCTGGCCGAGGTGCTCGTCACCTCGGCGCTCGCCCGCAACGAGTCCCGCGGGGGCCACTTCCGCGAGGACTACCCGACGCGTGACGACGTGAACTTCATGCGCCACACGATGGCCTACCGCAACTCCGACGGGTCGATCCGACTGGACTACAAGCCGGTCATCGAGACCCGCTACAAGCCGATGGAGCGCAAGTACTGA
- a CDS encoding succinate dehydrogenase iron-sulfur subunit, with amino-acid sequence MTVTVKILRYNPEVSEESKWESYQVTAEPTDRVLDALHKVKWDLDGTLTFRRSCAHGVCGSDAMRINGKNRLACKTLLKDVNPSEPITVEPIKGLAVLKDLVVDMEPFFAAYRSVMPFLVTTGNEPTRERLQSQKDRDRFDDTTKCILCAACTTSCPVYWADGQYFGPQAIVGAHRFIFDSRDEGTDQRLEILNDQEGVWRCRTTFNCTEACPRGIEVTKAIQEVKRALIFRR; translated from the coding sequence ATGACGGTCACGGTGAAGATCCTCCGCTACAACCCCGAGGTCTCGGAGGAGTCGAAGTGGGAGAGCTACCAGGTCACGGCTGAGCCGACCGACCGGGTGCTCGACGCACTGCACAAGGTCAAGTGGGACCTCGACGGCACGCTGACCTTCCGTCGCTCCTGCGCCCACGGGGTCTGCGGGTCGGACGCGATGCGGATCAACGGCAAGAACCGGCTGGCGTGCAAGACGCTGCTCAAGGACGTGAACCCGTCGGAGCCGATCACCGTCGAGCCGATCAAGGGCCTGGCGGTGCTCAAGGACCTCGTCGTCGACATGGAGCCGTTCTTCGCGGCCTACCGCTCGGTGATGCCGTTCCTGGTCACGACCGGCAACGAGCCGACCCGTGAGCGGCTGCAGTCCCAGAAGGACCGGGACCGCTTCGACGACACCACCAAGTGCATCCTGTGCGCCGCGTGCACGACCTCGTGCCCGGTGTACTGGGCCGACGGGCAGTACTTCGGCCCGCAGGCGATCGTCGGCGCGCACCGGTTCATCTTCGACAGCCGCGACGAGGGCACCGACCAGCGCCTGGAGATCCTCAACGACCAGGAGGGTGTGTGGCGCTGCCGCACCACCTTCAACTGCACCGAGGCGTGCCCGCGCGGCATCGAGGTCACCAAGGCGATCCAGGAAGTGAAGCGGGCGCTCATCTTCCGTCGGTGA
- a CDS encoding DUF1707 SHOCT-like domain-containing protein has translation MGFQLRAGDDPLPLEIAVLDELASGAHDVAELSAATASPPDEVERVLVWGVGQGLVNRMPLMEGEYVVLTEKGLSTVAFQRRLVSAYGPKGEIDLAGLSRDFGASWQAMREGQTAELQRSQAHLVVDHAEREAASTSLREHYAEGAIDLAELERRTAIVLSARTRGELRPAVDDLDPQEVIAPAPVDPFTAPMVQVVRAYTAIKTVVAVFFFGLILLSVLSHL, from the coding sequence GTGGGATTTCAGCTCAGAGCGGGGGACGACCCGCTGCCGTTGGAGATCGCCGTCCTCGACGAGCTCGCGAGTGGGGCGCATGACGTCGCCGAGCTGAGTGCGGCCACGGCGTCCCCACCAGACGAGGTCGAGCGCGTCCTCGTCTGGGGCGTCGGGCAGGGGCTGGTCAACCGGATGCCTCTCATGGAGGGCGAGTACGTCGTCCTCACCGAGAAGGGGCTGTCCACCGTCGCGTTCCAACGCCGCCTGGTCAGTGCCTACGGCCCCAAGGGCGAGATCGACCTCGCCGGTCTCAGCCGGGACTTCGGGGCGTCCTGGCAGGCGATGCGCGAGGGGCAGACGGCAGAGCTCCAGCGCAGCCAGGCGCACCTGGTCGTGGACCACGCCGAGCGTGAAGCCGCGAGCACCTCGCTCAGGGAGCACTACGCGGAGGGCGCCATCGACCTCGCCGAGCTCGAGCGGCGCACCGCGATCGTGTTGAGCGCCCGGACCCGAGGCGAGCTGCGCCCGGCGGTCGACGACCTGGACCCGCAAGAGGTGATCGCGCCGGCCCCGGTGGACCCGTTCACCGCGCCGATGGTGCAGGTGGTCCGCGCGTACACCGCGATCAAGACCGTCGTCGCCGTCTTCTTCTTCGGTCTCATCCTGCTCTCGGTGCTGAGCCATCTCTGA
- a CDS encoding AAA family ATPase, giving the protein MSRVIFMCGPSGAGKSTFARRLEGEGMVRLSFDVEMWRRGLSMVPLPPEVRAEIETGLRARLLELVAAGTDVVLDFSFWSRRMRDDYRKLLEPTGVVPETIYLATDRETVLRRMRARRGDHSDDFVLTEDLVAQYFDHFEPPTPDEGPITVIR; this is encoded by the coding sequence GTGAGCCGCGTGATCTTCATGTGCGGGCCCTCGGGGGCCGGGAAGTCGACCTTCGCCCGGCGGCTGGAGGGCGAGGGGATGGTCCGGCTCTCCTTCGACGTGGAGATGTGGCGTCGCGGGCTCTCGATGGTGCCCCTACCCCCAGAGGTACGCGCCGAGATCGAGACTGGCCTGCGGGCTCGGCTGTTGGAGCTCGTCGCGGCGGGAACCGACGTCGTCCTCGACTTCTCGTTCTGGTCGCGACGTATGCGCGACGACTACCGCAAGCTGCTCGAGCCCACTGGCGTCGTACCCGAGACGATCTACCTTGCGACCGACCGCGAAACGGTCCTGCGGCGCATGAGAGCCAGGCGTGGCGACCATTCCGATGACTTCGTGCTCACCGAAGACCTCGTCGCCCAGTACTTCGACCACTTCGAGCCACCGACGCCGGACGAAGGACCGATCACCGTCATTCGTTAG
- a CDS encoding OsmC family protein has translation MASMHQHSYDVEVTWTGNTGEGTSGYRGYRRHHIVRTDGCPDLLGSADPTFHGDRDRWNPEQLLLSALSQCHLLSYLHVCVTQGVVVTSYVDTRPARWPRTATAEAGSPTCCSGRA, from the coding sequence ATGGCTTCGATGCACCAGCACTCCTACGACGTCGAGGTGACCTGGACCGGCAACACCGGTGAGGGCACGTCCGGCTACCGCGGCTACCGCCGCCACCACATCGTCCGCACCGACGGCTGCCCCGACCTGCTCGGTTCGGCCGACCCGACCTTCCACGGCGACCGGGACCGCTGGAACCCCGAGCAGCTGCTGCTGAGCGCGCTGTCGCAGTGCCACCTGCTCTCCTACCTGCACGTGTGCGTCACCCAGGGCGTCGTGGTGACGTCGTACGTCGACACGCGACCGGCCAGATGGCCACGGACCGCGACGGCGGAGGCCGGTTCACCGACGTGCTGCTCCGGCCGCGCGTGA
- a CDS encoding YchJ family protein: protein MSLFAAGVPDCPCGSGTPYAACCGPVHDGRPAATGEALMRSRYSAYALGRTDHVFRTWHPRTRPADVGPTPGLTWTGLEVLRTVDGAEGDSTGLVEFRARFRADGRESELHETSRFERRGGRWVYVDGDVDGAGG from the coding sequence ATGTCGCTGTTCGCCGCTGGTGTCCCGGACTGCCCGTGTGGCAGCGGCACGCCGTACGCCGCCTGCTGCGGACCCGTCCACGACGGCCGGCCCGCCGCGACCGGGGAGGCGCTGATGCGCTCGCGATACTCCGCCTACGCGCTGGGCAGGACCGACCACGTGTTCCGCACCTGGCACCCGCGGACCCGGCCGGCGGACGTCGGACCGACGCCCGGGCTGACCTGGACGGGGCTGGAGGTGCTGCGCACGGTCGACGGCGCGGAGGGCGACTCCACCGGCCTCGTCGAGTTCCGGGCCCGGTTCCGCGCCGACGGGCGGGAGTCCGAGCTGCACGAGACCAGCCGGTTCGAGCGCCGGGGCGGTCGCTGGGTCTACGTGGACGGGGACGTCGACGGAGCCGGCGGTTGA